Proteins from one Halopseudomonas pelagia genomic window:
- a CDS encoding multiprotein-bridging factor 1 family protein, giving the protein MSKSLYRRETTILLKLIKECRTEAGLTQADFAKALDRPQSFVSDIERGSRRLDLIQLRDICAVLGLGLVGFVERFEQLVAESQQQ; this is encoded by the coding sequence GTGTCGAAATCTCTCTATCGTCGCGAAACGACGATACTCCTCAAGCTCATCAAGGAATGTCGTACCGAGGCAGGCTTAACACAGGCAGATTTTGCTAAGGCATTGGATCGTCCGCAGTCGTTTGTGAGCGACATCGAGCGTGGATCTCGCAGACTTGACCTGATCCAGCTAAGGGATATTTGCGCAGTGCTGGGCTTGGGACTTGTCGGCTTCGTGGAGCGGTTCGAGCAGTTGGTAGCGGAATCGCAACAACAGTGA
- a CDS encoding AraC family transcriptional regulator — protein MTIGMEDLYPGQDVECSRVFAANTSYPRHTHEEYIVSANLKGTEYVWVDNKKHVVSAGQVTIYNPMAIQSSEFSSDGVDFISLHVNPNSLIDVFKENNLPSGYFYPTLRQGSFNDDQLYKAIIDCYMAARETDDYKEEAILWLLSTLLDVDSASDTNRKKYIKNAISSMKDCLDHKLDLSSLASSVGLSKYHFVRAFKQEIGIAPIQYHMQLRLIEARKRLKSGVRPIDVMVDLGFYDQSHFINTFRKIMAITPNQYSKKVFSGHFKNSK, from the coding sequence ATGACAATTGGAATGGAAGATTTGTACCCTGGACAGGATGTCGAGTGCTCCAGAGTCTTTGCTGCAAATACATCATACCCTAGGCATACGCATGAAGAATACATCGTTTCTGCCAACTTAAAAGGGACGGAGTATGTTTGGGTGGATAACAAGAAACATGTAGTTTCCGCTGGCCAAGTGACCATTTATAACCCGATGGCCATACAATCGTCAGAGTTCAGTAGTGATGGTGTAGATTTTATCAGCCTACACGTTAATCCTAATTCTTTGATTGACGTTTTTAAAGAAAACAATTTACCTTCTGGATACTTTTACCCTACTTTAAGACAGGGTAGTTTCAATGACGATCAGTTGTATAAAGCAATAATTGATTGTTACATGGCTGCACGCGAAACTGATGACTATAAAGAAGAAGCAATTCTGTGGCTGCTTTCCACCTTATTAGATGTTGACTCGGCCAGTGATACGAACAGGAAAAAATACATAAAAAATGCAATTTCGAGCATGAAAGATTGCCTCGATCACAAGCTCGATCTCTCTTCATTGGCCTCATCAGTTGGGCTGAGCAAATACCATTTCGTTAGAGCATTCAAGCAGGAAATTGGCATAGCTCCTATTCAGTATCATATGCAGCTTAGATTGATAGAGGCTAGAAAGCGGCTAAAATCTGGAGTGAGGCCTATTGATGTAATGGTTGACCTAGGTTTTTATGATCAAAGCCACTTTATCAACACATTTAGAAAGATCATGGCCATCACCCCAAACCAGTATTCAAAAAAAGTCTTTAGTGGTCACTTCAAGAATTCAAAGTAG
- a CDS encoding LysE family translocator, producing the protein MEFVNGFLLSMSLCLDIGVANVAMITLAMRRGYFQGFSLGVGTCVGDLIYAIMALLGMAALLQYESVRWALWVGGSIVLVYFTFKMLRSAMVENHALAISGTGQASSYFQDFSKGIFLAMSSPTAILWFAAVGGAIISSSGDKGLENAVLFLSGFFAAGVLFAGCLCYVASHGGKVLGEKLLKYSYFVSSAIFAYFAGYVILNGYFEFLK; encoded by the coding sequence GTGGAATTTGTCAACGGGTTTCTCTTGAGCATGTCTCTATGCTTGGACATAGGGGTAGCCAATGTCGCCATGATTACATTAGCCATGCGCAGAGGTTATTTTCAGGGGTTTTCCCTGGGCGTTGGCACCTGCGTCGGAGATCTGATATACGCCATAATGGCATTACTAGGAATGGCAGCGTTGCTTCAGTACGAATCCGTTCGATGGGCTCTTTGGGTGGGTGGATCAATAGTTTTGGTTTACTTTACCTTCAAGATGTTGCGAAGCGCCATGGTTGAAAATCATGCTCTGGCAATAAGCGGAACCGGGCAAGCTAGCTCCTATTTCCAAGACTTTTCTAAGGGCATATTTCTTGCTATGTCCTCGCCCACTGCAATTTTGTGGTTTGCGGCTGTTGGTGGCGCAATTATTTCTAGCTCTGGCGACAAGGGGCTGGAAAATGCTGTATTATTTCTAAGTGGTTTCTTTGCCGCTGGCGTTCTTTTTGCAGGATGTCTTTGTTACGTAGCAAGCCACGGGGGAAAGGTTTTAGGAGAAAAGCTCCTTAAGTACTCATACTTCGTATCTTCCGCAATTTTCGCATATTTCGCTGGATACGTAATATTGAATGGCTACTTTGAATTCTTGAAGTGA
- a CDS encoding metallophosphoesterase, translating into MRIHLLSDLHLECEDFVPEVDDADVVVLAGDICPHQRGVTWAEEAFNCAVIYIPGNHEFYGGDLTDTLQKMRASAGDNVWILDCEEIVMGNVRFLGMTMWTDFSSTGDTEKASLTAQKAIPDFKCIRAEKSRFIEPADLIVRSRASRNWLTGCLATPFDGKTVVITHHAPSMKSLEGSPHAGGLLDGAFANAWDDLIGAPVDLWLHGHTHFPVDYVLNGTRVVSNPRGYLGEVEGFDPTLILEI; encoded by the coding sequence TTGAGAATACATCTATTGTCAGATCTGCACTTAGAGTGTGAAGACTTTGTGCCCGAGGTGGATGACGCTGATGTGGTGGTTCTTGCTGGCGATATCTGCCCCCATCAGAGGGGTGTGACTTGGGCCGAGGAAGCCTTCAACTGTGCAGTTATCTATATACCCGGGAATCACGAATTTTACGGCGGCGACCTAACGGATACGCTTCAAAAAATGAGGGCGTCGGCCGGCGATAACGTCTGGATACTCGACTGCGAAGAGATCGTCATGGGTAATGTTCGGTTTCTCGGGATGACCATGTGGACAGACTTTAGCAGCACCGGAGATACCGAAAAGGCTTCTTTGACAGCGCAAAAGGCCATCCCAGACTTCAAATGCATTCGCGCTGAAAAATCCCGTTTTATCGAGCCCGCTGATCTCATAGTCCGATCCCGAGCCAGTAGAAACTGGCTCACAGGATGTTTGGCTACACCGTTTGACGGCAAGACTGTTGTGATCACGCATCATGCGCCCTCAATGAAATCGCTAGAGGGCAGTCCCCATGCAGGCGGTCTGCTTGACGGAGCTTTCGCCAACGCGTGGGATGATCTGATTGGAGCGCCAGTAGATTTATGGCTCCACGGGCACACCCATTTTCCTGTTGATTACGTTCTCAACGGTACTCGGGTGGTGAGCAATCCGCGGGGCTATCTGGGAGAAGTCGAGGGCTTTGACCCGACTCTGATTCTGGAGATATGA
- a CDS encoding 2OG-Fe dioxygenase family protein, whose product MNTVEIEKSSIRLDSKVAESCAAALKDKGWVFVPGQQWKNSFSLSLGQWSGFAAYWDNLMLDTHMGDNGRYRYRRYSSFQVTPSTGQILPNPHEPYMQPKSVNPLNGDTKRYYSPLEQGLVTHPFFESLLLGLGQIYDQASGKNEEWNVKLHPYRIRADQSSPGMPTPEGLHRDGVDFIAMMLVDRVGVEGGVTTITDNNRSFLFSKTMTSPMDIILGDDHRVMHEVSAVNSPVLSGYRDALVIAFARATLHE is encoded by the coding sequence ATGAATACGGTTGAAATTGAGAAGTCGTCTATCAGGCTGGACTCGAAAGTAGCGGAGTCTTGCGCTGCAGCACTCAAGGACAAAGGCTGGGTTTTCGTACCTGGCCAGCAATGGAAGAACAGCTTTTCGCTTAGCCTGGGGCAGTGGTCTGGTTTCGCGGCGTATTGGGACAATCTGATGTTGGATACCCATATGGGAGATAACGGCAGGTACCGATATCGCCGCTATAGTTCATTCCAGGTTACACCTAGTACGGGTCAGATTTTACCGAACCCACACGAGCCGTATATGCAGCCAAAATCGGTTAACCCCCTGAACGGCGATACCAAGCGGTATTATTCGCCTCTTGAGCAGGGGCTTGTCACCCACCCCTTCTTTGAGTCGCTGCTTCTGGGCCTTGGGCAGATCTACGATCAGGCATCGGGCAAAAATGAAGAATGGAACGTTAAGCTACACCCATACAGAATACGTGCAGACCAAAGTTCACCGGGTATGCCGACACCGGAGGGCTTGCACCGCGACGGGGTGGATTTCATTGCAATGATGCTAGTAGACCGGGTGGGGGTTGAGGGCGGCGTCACCACGATAACCGACAACAACCGATCGTTCCTTTTCTCCAAGACAATGACTTCGCCCATGGACATCATTCTCGGGGACGATCACAGGGTCATGCATGAAGTTTCGGCGGTTAACAGTCCTGTCCTGTCCGGCTATCGTGATGCCTTGGTTATCGCTTTTGCGCGAGCCACCCTTCATGAATAA
- a CDS encoding site-specific integrase has translation MNDQTKNQYVKLAAYYYLHHMNGAVLSISAIRDSLVQTAENFQPGYFRRLKNAIAFDLENKGHPEAAKKIRAVVNPVTVKGSVLVKKPKPRRAKSFSNDDLIVLAKHLGNSDYEEAFAAVCLISQTGARPAELKQMRLDGNTLFIRGAKKTSGGRGADRLLSITDETTKNIITNSIEILRSHPDITIDAIRHRIRTEGLKLWPRRKVVPSMYSMRHQVGSNLKASALDSKTIAYIMGHQSTNSIMRYGDKRQGNARGINVEPAKEADLSTVRDKIKPQKRAWFESVIFRHE, from the coding sequence ATGAACGATCAAACTAAAAATCAATATGTAAAACTCGCGGCATATTATTATCTGCATCATATGAATGGCGCGGTGTTAAGTATCTCGGCCATAAGGGACTCTTTGGTTCAAACCGCAGAGAATTTTCAGCCTGGTTATTTCAGGCGGCTGAAAAATGCCATCGCGTTTGACCTTGAAAATAAGGGGCATCCTGAGGCTGCTAAAAAGATCAGGGCGGTAGTGAATCCCGTTACAGTTAAGGGCAGCGTTCTAGTTAAGAAGCCGAAGCCACGTCGAGCCAAGTCGTTTTCCAATGATGACTTGATTGTACTGGCCAAGCACTTGGGAAATTCTGACTACGAAGAAGCGTTTGCGGCTGTATGCCTTATCAGCCAGACCGGGGCCAGGCCGGCAGAGCTCAAGCAGATGCGGCTTGATGGAAATACGCTTTTCATCAGGGGCGCAAAGAAGACCAGTGGTGGGAGAGGCGCAGATCGTCTGTTATCGATAACTGACGAGACAACGAAAAATATCATTACCAACAGCATCGAAATTCTTAGATCTCATCCAGATATTACTATAGATGCAATAAGGCATCGAATACGAACGGAAGGTTTAAAGCTTTGGCCGCGACGCAAGGTGGTTCCGAGCATGTATTCGATGCGGCATCAAGTCGGATCGAATTTAAAAGCGTCCGCGCTCGATTCGAAAACAATTGCATATATTATGGGTCATCAGTCAACCAACTCGATTATGCGTTACGGAGACAAGCGACAAGGTAATGCGAGAGGGATAAATGTCGAGCCTGCGAAGGAGGCTGATCTCAGTACTGTGCGCGATAAAATCAAGCCACAGAAAAGGGCATGGTTTGAGAGTGTTATATTCAGACACGAGTAA
- a CDS encoding argininosuccinate synthase-related protein, protein MEHFKEVRSLEDLEYLTGRCEHVLTLFSGGVDSSYLLYKLASCAFKVTALAIDLGDGTNLEDLQQIAQHFGADLRVVDGRRAFVDDAVLPAIQACAQYMGIYPISSSLSRPIIAKLAVDMAERLGCDAILHTANQSQNSLRRLNGALRQLRFSGYTGSPYEYSAFSREEKIAALSAAGLCRFQARGISGDANLWVREYESGCLDNPENFVAPESIYKWTAANQVAVHHEVQISMLQGRPVALNGLATPLIDMIEQLNLIAGSFGIGRYSGLEHLQGGEKVLEVREAPAATILLAAYRHLETATLDAELVREKLSIEQLWVREAIEGRWFGNLRSAATSFISETAKHVSGTVSFRLRAGAADLASIRAEHPLYLTDRDQWEKDVARQRGSRGLFDLQVPAPSICAATA, encoded by the coding sequence ATGGAACATTTCAAGGAAGTACGGAGTTTGGAAGATCTGGAATATCTGACGGGACGATGTGAACACGTGCTCACTTTGTTCAGCGGCGGAGTCGATAGCAGCTACCTTCTTTACAAACTGGCGTCATGCGCTTTCAAGGTAACCGCCTTGGCCATCGATCTTGGTGATGGGACCAACCTGGAGGATCTGCAGCAGATAGCCCAACACTTCGGGGCCGATTTGCGCGTTGTGGATGGGCGGCGTGCATTCGTTGACGATGCTGTGCTTCCGGCCATCCAGGCATGCGCGCAATACATGGGCATTTACCCTATCAGCTCGTCGCTGTCTCGACCGATCATTGCGAAGCTCGCCGTCGACATGGCCGAACGGCTTGGTTGCGACGCCATCTTGCACACCGCTAACCAATCGCAGAACAGCCTACGGCGGCTCAATGGCGCCTTAAGACAACTCCGCTTCTCAGGATATACCGGCTCCCCTTATGAGTATTCAGCTTTCAGCCGGGAAGAAAAAATTGCCGCTTTAAGTGCTGCCGGCTTGTGTCGCTTTCAGGCCCGGGGGATTAGCGGGGATGCCAATCTTTGGGTCCGGGAATATGAGTCAGGTTGCCTGGATAATCCCGAGAACTTTGTAGCGCCAGAAAGCATTTATAAATGGACCGCCGCGAATCAGGTCGCTGTTCACCATGAAGTCCAGATCTCGATGCTGCAAGGCCGGCCGGTTGCCTTGAACGGCCTCGCTACGCCTTTGATCGACATGATAGAGCAACTGAACCTGATCGCCGGCAGCTTTGGGATAGGCCGGTATAGCGGTCTTGAGCACCTGCAGGGAGGTGAGAAGGTTCTTGAGGTGCGGGAGGCACCTGCAGCGACAATCCTACTGGCTGCCTACCGGCACCTGGAGACAGCCACGCTGGATGCGGAACTGGTCCGTGAAAAGCTCTCAATCGAACAGCTATGGGTTCGAGAAGCGATCGAGGGCCGATGGTTTGGAAATCTTCGCAGCGCAGCGACCAGCTTCATTAGCGAGACCGCAAAGCATGTGTCCGGAACGGTCAGCTTTCGTCTCCGGGCAGGGGCCGCGGACCTTGCTTCGATCCGTGCAGAGCATCCCCTCTACCTTACCGATAGGGACCAGTGGGAAAAAGATGTGGCTCGCCAACGGGGATCGCGCGGCTTGTTTGATCTTCAAGTACCCGCCCCATCAATTTGCGCCGCGACCGCTTAG
- a CDS encoding transposase, protein MSNPRYTEEFKIEAVKQVADRGHSVAVTD, encoded by the coding sequence ATGAGCAACCCGCGCTACACCGAAGAATTCAAAATTGAAGCCGTCAAACAGGTGGCTGACAGAGGCCACTCTGTTGCAGTGACCGATTGA
- a CDS encoding LysR family transcriptional regulator: MRTNQYMGLMPYMAVFVKVVECGSFSAAAERLGTTSSAVSRQVASLEAALSVKLLERTTRKLRLSEAGVEAYVRCCHLVESCQSVMEVATRFNSTPQGLVKLSVPKAFGRKLVGPHIPAFLRLYPDIDVQLRLTDNPVDLISDDLDLMIKITDMPPLGLAARPLKNVSHVLCATEKYLAANGVPEHPGELARHSCLYLGEIPSDNRWQLRHKVTSDCVNVSVTGRFVTNHSEARLDGVLEDLGIGCLPLFMAQEALNEGRIVHVLPDWHYVTSYFGMAWILYQPNKYLSPKCRVLIDYLVAQIASPKDSASSPHRQS, translated from the coding sequence ATGAGAACGAATCAATACATGGGTCTGATGCCCTACATGGCTGTTTTCGTGAAAGTAGTCGAGTGTGGAAGCTTTTCCGCAGCTGCAGAACGATTGGGTACCACATCCTCAGCGGTTAGCCGACAGGTCGCCAGTTTGGAAGCAGCCCTTTCAGTCAAGCTGCTCGAGCGCACAACACGAAAGCTTCGATTGTCTGAAGCAGGTGTGGAGGCTTATGTGAGGTGCTGTCACCTTGTTGAGTCCTGCCAGTCAGTGATGGAGGTAGCGACTCGGTTCAATAGCACGCCGCAGGGTCTGGTAAAGCTGAGTGTCCCTAAAGCATTTGGAAGAAAGCTGGTGGGGCCTCACATTCCTGCTTTTCTTAGGCTGTATCCTGATATCGACGTGCAGCTGAGGCTCACGGACAATCCTGTGGACCTGATCAGTGACGATCTGGATCTCATGATCAAGATCACCGATATGCCACCACTTGGCTTGGCAGCAAGACCTTTGAAAAACGTCAGCCATGTACTCTGTGCGACCGAGAAATACTTAGCCGCTAATGGTGTCCCAGAGCATCCTGGTGAGTTGGCTCGACACAGCTGCTTGTATCTTGGGGAGATCCCAAGCGATAACCGGTGGCAACTTCGCCACAAGGTGACCAGCGATTGCGTCAACGTCTCGGTGACCGGGCGCTTTGTGACCAATCATAGTGAGGCGCGGCTGGATGGAGTTCTTGAGGATTTGGGTATCGGTTGCTTACCACTCTTCATGGCCCAGGAGGCGCTAAACGAAGGTCGTATCGTCCATGTCTTGCCAGATTGGCATTATGTGACCTCATATTTTGGCATGGCCTGGATTCTGTACCAGCCGAACAAATACCTATCGCCCAAATGCCGGGTACTAATCGACTATCTTGTAGCTCAGATTGCTTCACCGAAGGATTCAGCTTCGTCTCCGCATCGACAGAGCTGA